A DNA window from Mobula birostris isolate sMobBir1 chromosome 3, sMobBir1.hap1, whole genome shotgun sequence contains the following coding sequences:
- the c3h8orf82 gene encoding UPF0598 protein C8orf82 homolog, giving the protein MALLVKVGGCVLRPALCRWASYSQGQSPEPRIREYFYYIDHQGQLFLDDTKVKNFITCFKDKEFLIFFFKQLRKNATGRYQEFPYLSPCGRERNFIRCEDLPIVFTHLIRGKGPEGERLTYCGGGDKLAVRFEPERLFMPVNGRVYHPAPERAGSVGLVKSSLAFELSGHFEYASGRPESGPPSHFQWNGQQHTLTNELAAFVQIEKPT; this is encoded by the exons ATGGCGCTGCTGGTGAAGGTGGGTGGCTGCGTGTTGCGGCCCGCTCTGTGTCGGTGGGCGAGTTACAGCCAGGGCCAGAGCCCGGAACCCCGCATCCGCGAATACTTCTACTACATTGACCACCAGGGCCAG CTCTTTCTTGATGACACGAAAGTGAAGAATTTCATCACCTGCTTTAAAG ATAAAGAGTTTCTGATTTTTTTCTTCAAGCAACTCAGGAAGAATGCCACGGGACGCTACCAGGAGTTCCCGTACCTCTCTCCCTGTGGGAGGGAGCGGAATTTCATTCGCTGTGAAGATCTGCCGATTGTCTTCACCCACCTGATCAGAGGCAAGGGTCCGGAGGGAGAGCGCCTGACCTACTGTGGCGGGGGCGACAAGTTGGCAGTGAGATTTGAACCTGAGAGGCTGTTCATGCCGGTGAATGGGAGAGTGTACCATCCAGCCCCAGAGAGGGCAGGCAGCGTGGGGCTGGTCAAATCGTCTCTGGCCTTTGAGCTCAGTGGCCATTTTGAGTATGCCAGCGGCCGCCCCGAGAGTGGACCACCATCCCATTTCCAATGGAACGGGCAGCAACACACGTTGACCAATGAACTGGCTGCCTTCGTTCAGATCGAAAAACCCACTTAG